In Congzhengia minquanensis, a single genomic region encodes these proteins:
- a CDS encoding galactokinase, which translates to MTLNELKKAFTCTYGDGGTIRFFASPGRVNLIGEHIDYNGGFVFPAALTQGTVIALRERTDGIIRLKATDLDELVTLDIKNLSDYKNLKWGNYQAGVAYVMQQDGFAISGCDMLFDDTLPHGGGLSSSAGIEVATALAFATLSNEKKGITVPVDMIEMARYSQKAENEYVGVSCGIMDQFASAMGKKDCAILLKCDTLEFKHIPLDMKGYSIVISNTNKKRSLADSKYNERCEECAKGLSMLKTELADLKFLCELTPEVFEKHAHLITDETVLKRVRHVVNENARVLKSVNVLAKGDLIAFGALMNASHDSLRDDYAVTGIELDTLVKEARKIDGTIGSRMTGAGFGGCTVSLVKDEAVDSFMEKVGAAYTEKIGYAPSFYRFGIGDGGRELFE; encoded by the coding sequence ATGACATTAAACGAACTGAAAAAAGCGTTCACATGCACCTACGGAGACGGCGGAACCATTCGTTTTTTTGCATCGCCCGGCCGTGTGAACTTAATTGGCGAGCACATTGACTATAACGGAGGCTTCGTTTTTCCTGCGGCGTTAACCCAGGGCACGGTGATTGCATTAAGGGAACGCACCGACGGCATTATCCGCTTAAAGGCAACAGATTTAGACGAATTGGTGACATTAGATATAAAGAATCTGTCAGACTATAAAAATTTAAAATGGGGAAACTATCAGGCCGGCGTGGCATATGTGATGCAGCAGGATGGGTTTGCTATTTCCGGCTGCGACATGTTGTTTGACGACACGCTTCCTCACGGCGGCGGGCTTTCCAGCTCGGCTGGCATTGAGGTTGCAACGGCCTTGGCATTTGCCACCCTGTCGAACGAAAAAAAGGGTATTACCGTCCCTGTAGATATGATAGAAATGGCGCGTTACTCTCAAAAGGCCGAAAACGAATATGTCGGCGTAAGCTGCGGCATTATGGACCAGTTTGCTTCCGCCATGGGCAAAAAAGACTGCGCAATTTTATTAAAGTGTGACACGTTAGAATTTAAACATATTCCGCTGGACATGAAAGGCTATTCCATTGTCATTTCCAACACCAACAAAAAAAGGAGCCTGGCCGACTCGAAATATAACGAGCGGTGCGAAGAGTGTGCAAAAGGCCTTAGCATGCTCAAGACAGAACTTGCCGACTTAAAGTTCCTTTGCGAGCTGACGCCGGAGGTGTTTGAAAAGCACGCACACCTCATTACAGACGAAACCGTATTAAAGCGCGTGCGTCACGTGGTGAATGAAAACGCCCGGGTGCTAAAGAGCGTGAACGTTTTGGCAAAAGGCGACCTGATTGCGTTCGGCGCGCTGATGAACGCCTCTCACGACTCCCTGCGCGACGATTATGCGGTAACCGGCATTGAACTCGACACCTTAGTAAAGGAAGCGCGCAAAATTGACGGCACAATCGGCTCAAGAATGACCGGCGCAGGCTTTGGCGGCTGCACCGTATCTTTAGTGAAAGATGAAGCGGTTGACAGCTTTATGGAAAAGGTCGGCGCGGCATATACTGAAAAAATCGGTTATGCACCCTCGTTCTACCGGTTTGGCATTGGCGACGGCGGACGGGAATTGTTTGAATAA
- a CDS encoding M48 family metallopeptidase, whose product MMRTAADVSFTLTRKNVKNINLRVTERGVFVSAGRHVPLAAVDGFVAQKADWIQKALQRIAARKKNINAEAAPPACQCEAIFAPFVAQVWELFHDRMEQKPKIKVKHIKSAWGICHFKDGYITLAARLANMPPAAIEYVVLHEFVHFFEPNHGAGFHKMMAQFMPDYQARRKLLK is encoded by the coding sequence ATGATGCGGACAGCGGCGGACGTTTCGTTTACTCTCACGCGGAAAAATGTGAAAAACATAAATCTCCGGGTGACGGAGCGGGGCGTGTTTGTGTCGGCAGGCAGGCATGTTCCGCTAGCTGCGGTTGACGGATTTGTTGCGCAAAAAGCGGACTGGATTCAAAAAGCCCTGCAAAGGATTGCAGCCCGGAAAAAGAACATAAATGCAGAGGCCGCGCCGCCGGCTTGCCAGTGCGAAGCAATTTTCGCACCTTTTGTTGCCCAGGTTTGGGAACTGTTTCATGACAGAATGGAGCAAAAACCGAAAATTAAAGTAAAGCATATAAAAAGCGCGTGGGGCATTTGCCATTTTAAGGATGGATATATTACGCTGGCCGCACGGCTGGCAAACATGCCGCCTGCAGCCATTGAATATGTGGTGCTGCACGAGTTTGTCCATTTTTTTGAGCCAAACCATGGGGCGGGATTTCATAAGATGATGGCGCAGTTTATGCCTGACTATCAAGCGCGGAGGAAACTGCTGAAATGA
- a CDS encoding DUF6809 family protein: MKTLLQKLYSGELDPTKYYVPKNIEFWKQDEAVNNILKKWAKKIGQEEQLDLFDEMLSIYTRMSAIESEEMFQHGFNLAVKLMSEAYSAKLPSEADLTYANKTY; the protein is encoded by the coding sequence ATGAAAACACTTTTACAAAAACTTTACAGCGGAGAATTAGACCCTACAAAATATTACGTGCCAAAAAATATAGAATTTTGGAAACAGGATGAAGCTGTTAATAATATTTTGAAAAAATGGGCAAAAAAAATAGGCCAAGAAGAACAACTTGACCTTTTTGATGAAATGCTGTCTATTTATACCCGCATGTCAGCCATAGAAAGCGAAGAAATGTTTCAGCACGGTTTTAACCTTGCCGTGAAGCTGATGAGCGAAGCATATTCCGCAAAACTCCCCAGTGAAGCAGACCTGACATATGCAAATAAAACTTATTAA
- the hydE gene encoding [FeFe] hydrogenase H-cluster radical SAM maturase HydE yields the protein MKTEKLEKTKNLINKLTDTHSLLKDEWVYLLQNADVCRDFAFKKACSMRDNIYGKTVFIRGLIEFTNYCRNDCYYCGIRRSNKNAARYRLNKDDILSCCAEGYRLGFRTFVLQGGEDMYFSDDEMCRMISSIKQAYPDCAVTLSVGERDKSTYQRFYNAGADRYLLRHETATDNHYRKLHPDELTLSNRVKCLYDLKEIGFQVGCGMMVGSPYQTNEHLAEDMLFLEKFQPHMVGIGPFISHKDTPFKNEPNGSAKKTIFMVALTRLLLPSVLLPATTALGTLDEMGREKAVLAGANVVMPNLSPKNVREKYMLYDNKISTGDEAAESLASLALRMEKIGYEIVSARGDFAGFKRK from the coding sequence ATGAAAACAGAGAAACTGGAAAAAACAAAAAATTTAATCAATAAATTAACCGACACCCACAGCCTTTTGAAAGACGAGTGGGTGTATTTGCTTCAAAATGCAGACGTGTGCCGGGATTTTGCATTTAAAAAGGCTTGCAGCATGCGGGACAACATATACGGCAAAACGGTGTTTATCCGCGGCCTGATTGAGTTTACAAACTATTGCAGAAACGACTGTTACTATTGCGGAATTCGGCGTTCAAACAAAAACGCCGCCCGCTACCGGCTGAATAAAGACGACATTCTCTCCTGCTGTGCGGAGGGCTACCGTTTGGGTTTTCGCACCTTTGTGCTTCAGGGCGGGGAGGACATGTATTTTTCTGACGATGAAATGTGCAGAATGATTTCGTCCATCAAGCAGGCATATCCCGACTGCGCGGTGACGCTGTCTGTCGGTGAGCGGGATAAAAGCACTTATCAGCGCTTTTACAACGCCGGGGCAGACCGCTATCTTCTGCGTCACGAAACCGCTACCGACAACCACTACCGTAAGCTTCATCCGGATGAGCTTACGCTCAGCAACCGCGTAAAGTGTTTGTATGACCTAAAGGAAATTGGGTTTCAGGTGGGGTGCGGCATGATGGTGGGTTCGCCTTATCAAACCAACGAACATTTGGCAGAAGATATGCTGTTTTTAGAAAAATTTCAGCCGCACATGGTGGGTATTGGGCCGTTTATTTCGCACAAAGATACGCCATTTAAAAACGAGCCCAACGGCAGTGCGAAAAAGACCATTTTTATGGTTGCGCTGACGCGTCTGCTGCTTCCGAGCGTGCTGCTGCCTGCCACAACGGCTTTGGGCACGCTGGACGAAATGGGGCGGGAAAAAGCGGTTTTGGCTGGTGCTAACGTGGTAATGCCCAACCTTTCGCCGAAAAATGTGCGGGAAAAATATATGCTCTACGATAACAAAATCAGCACTGGGGACGAGGCGGCGGAATCTCTTGCTTCCCTTGCCCTGCGCATGGAAAAAATCGGATATGAAATTGTTTCCGCCCGGGGCGACTTTGCGGGTTTTAAACGCAAATGA
- a CDS encoding D-alanyl-D-alanine carboxypeptidase family protein, which yields MKKSSILFAFLLCFSFSQPTVSALSVSAQYACVLDAQTGRVIFEKNARERHSMASTTKIMTALVALENSGLDDLVTVSKNAAGTEGTSLYLKAGDKVTLRDLLYGLMLQSGNDAAIAIAEHVAGSVDEFAALMTARAKTIGAKNTSFKNPNGLDEDGHYTTAYDLALIAREALKNETFAEIVATKSKTIRDGTQTITNHNKMLNMYQGCVGVKTGFTKKTGRCLVSSAKRDGKQVVAVTLNAPDDWNDHTNMLNFAFENTVCFPLIAAGMTVNSITVKNGTSQSLELTAERDFYLSESPDTKFKNARLTCKLPDSITAPVTKGEVIGAVEIYYQDTLLDTINLIAAADVGFKEAEKDDLFLKYFKKLLLSGCVKVKFGV from the coding sequence TTGAAAAAATCAAGTATTCTTTTTGCATTTCTGCTGTGTTTTTCTTTTTCACAGCCAACCGTTTCGGCTCTGTCTGTTTCGGCCCAATATGCCTGTGTGTTAGACGCGCAGACAGGCCGTGTCATATTCGAAAAAAATGCCCGGGAGCGCCACTCCATGGCCAGCACCACGAAAATTATGACCGCTTTGGTCGCACTGGAAAACAGCGGTCTGGACGATTTGGTTACCGTGAGCAAAAACGCCGCCGGAACGGAGGGAACAAGCCTCTACTTAAAAGCCGGCGACAAGGTAACCCTGCGGGATTTGCTCTATGGGCTCATGCTCCAGTCCGGAAACGACGCAGCCATTGCCATTGCCGAGCACGTGGCAGGCTCGGTTGATGAGTTTGCCGCATTAATGACTGCCCGCGCCAAAACAATCGGCGCGAAAAATACCAGCTTTAAAAATCCAAATGGGCTGGACGAAGACGGCCACTACACCACGGCCTATGATTTGGCCTTAATCGCCCGGGAGGCATTAAAAAACGAAACCTTCGCAGAAATTGTGGCAACAAAATCGAAAACCATTCGCGACGGCACGCAAACCATAACCAACCACAATAAAATGCTGAACATGTATCAAGGCTGTGTCGGCGTGAAAACAGGTTTCACGAAAAAGACGGGACGGTGTCTGGTTTCCTCTGCCAAGCGGGACGGAAAACAGGTGGTGGCGGTAACGTTAAACGCACCGGACGACTGGAACGACCACACCAACATGCTTAACTTCGCCTTTGAAAACACCGTGTGCTTTCCCTTAATTGCCGCTGGAATGACGGTGAACTCCATCACAGTGAAAAACGGCACAAGCCAGTCTTTAGAGCTTACCGCCGAACGGGACTTTTACCTTTCAGAAAGCCCCGACACCAAATTTAAAAACGCACGCCTTACCTGCAAACTGCCAGACTCTATCACAGCGCCGGTAACAAAAGGCGAGGTCATCGGCGCTGTGGAAATTTATTATCAGGATACGCTTTTAGACACCATCAATTTAATTGCCGCGGCGGATGTTGGCTTTAAAGAAGCAGAAAAAGACGATTTGTTTCTAAAATATTTTAAAAAATTACTGCTTTCTGGTTGCGTCAAGGTAAAATTTGGTGTATAA
- the hpf gene encoding ribosome hibernation-promoting factor, HPF/YfiA family, with amino-acid sequence MKITITGKQIGLTDALKARVEDRFSKLDRYFYKDTEAFVTLSVQREDQVVEATIHSGSLMLRVEETTTDMYTSIDNAVDILERQLRRNKTRLEKKMKKEYVENVAFDKILDYPENSTEPEGDIKIVRSKKIESKPMTPEEAVLQMELIGHNFFIFTNGETGEANVVYRRKKGDYGLIEVD; translated from the coding sequence ATGAAAATCACAATTACAGGAAAGCAAATCGGATTGACAGACGCCTTAAAGGCAAGAGTGGAAGACCGGTTTTCCAAACTCGACAGGTATTTTTACAAGGACACGGAGGCGTTTGTAACGCTCAGCGTGCAGCGTGAAGACCAGGTTGTGGAAGCCACAATTCATTCCGGCAGCCTTATGCTGAGGGTGGAGGAAACCACCACGGACATGTATACGTCAATCGACAATGCAGTAGACATTTTAGAGCGCCAACTCCGCAGAAATAAAACCAGGCTTGAAAAGAAAATGAAGAAGGAATATGTTGAAAACGTAGCGTTTGATAAGATTTTAGACTATCCTGAAAATTCTACAGAGCCTGAGGGTGACATTAAAATCGTAAGGTCGAAAAAAATTGAGAGCAAGCCTATGACACCGGAGGAAGCGGTTTTGCAGATGGAACTCATTGGCCACAACTTCTTTATTTTTACCAACGGCGAAACGGGAGAGGCCAACGTGGTTTACCGCCGGAAAAAAGGCGATTATGGTTTAATTGAAGTAGATTAA
- a CDS encoding pseudouridine synthase, with the protein MARPERLQKYIARCGAASRRAAEELILSGRVRVNKQVVTELGTKVDSDNDKVFLDGTRLLPEKKLYYIMLNKPKGYIATAKDERGRSTVTELVADIDARLYPVGRLDYLSEGLLFLTNDGDFAYRLTHPAQHVAKKYQVVVSGIPEFEDIKKLRAGVDIGGYVTAPARVDLAKTEERTAQLNITLTEGKNRQIRKMCEAVGFPVLRLKRVSVGGVALGNLPLGKWRHLTEAEQKLLCGGDKNDNDKNGRRQNRHS; encoded by the coding sequence ATGGCACGCCCTGAAAGACTACAAAAATATATCGCCCGCTGCGGGGCCGCGTCCCGCAGGGCAGCGGAGGAACTGATTTTGTCCGGCCGCGTCAGGGTGAACAAACAGGTCGTAACAGAGCTGGGCACCAAGGTAGACAGCGACAACGACAAGGTTTTTTTAGACGGAACCCGTTTGCTGCCAGAAAAAAAGCTGTATTACATCATGCTCAACAAGCCCAAAGGTTACATTGCCACTGCCAAAGACGAGCGGGGCCGCTCGACTGTAACAGAGCTTGTGGCAGACATTGACGCAAGGCTCTACCCCGTTGGACGGCTGGACTATTTGAGCGAGGGGCTTTTGTTTTTAACCAACGACGGCGATTTTGCATACCGTCTTACGCACCCCGCCCAGCACGTTGCAAAAAAATATCAGGTCGTGGTTTCGGGTATTCCCGAGTTTGAAGACATAAAAAAACTGCGTGCAGGCGTAGACATCGGCGGATATGTCACCGCCCCGGCGCGGGTGGATTTGGCAAAGACCGAAGAACGTACCGCGCAGCTTAACATTACGTTAACAGAGGGGAAAAACCGTCAGATAAGAAAAATGTGCGAGGCTGTCGGATTTCCTGTTTTGCGGCTCAAGCGTGTAAGCGTAGGCGGCGTTGCACTGGGAAACCTGCCTTTGGGAAAATGGCGTCATTTAACAGAAGCAGAACAAAAACTACTTTGCGGCGGTGATAAAAATGATAACGATAAAAACGGAAGAAGACAAAACAGACATTCATAA
- a CDS encoding transglycosylase domain-containing protein yields MKKLLKRLILLLLLAIICAGAYFTAAGYVMYKKATQAISVVQKVKEVRTEDCYTTLDQIPDIYEDAVISVEDHRFYKHHGVDVIALGRALVKNIQTMEFSQGGSTITQQLAKNLFFTNEKKIERKAAELFVVYQLEKNYAKDVILELYINTVYYGDGYYCVKDAAKGYFNKEPAEMTDYESTMLAGIPNAPSVYAPTKNNDLAQKRQEHVLNRMVKCRAITKEQKQKILAEAD; encoded by the coding sequence ATGAAAAAACTATTAAAACGGCTTATTTTGCTGCTGCTGTTGGCCATAATCTGCGCCGGCGCATATTTTACTGCGGCAGGGTATGTGATGTATAAAAAAGCAACGCAAGCCATCAGCGTTGTTCAAAAGGTGAAAGAGGTGCGCACGGAGGACTGTTACACCACTTTAGACCAAATTCCCGATATTTATGAGGACGCTGTGATTTCAGTGGAGGACCACAGGTTTTACAAGCACCACGGCGTAGACGTGATTGCTTTAGGGCGGGCGCTGGTGAAAAACATTCAGACCATGGAGTTTTCCCAGGGGGGCAGCACCATAACCCAGCAGCTTGCAAAAAATTTATTTTTTACCAATGAAAAGAAAATAGAACGTAAGGCCGCCGAGCTTTTTGTGGTGTATCAGCTTGAAAAAAATTATGCAAAAGACGTGATTTTAGAGCTTTACATCAACACGGTTTATTACGGCGACGGATATTATTGTGTGAAAGACGCGGCCAAAGGCTATTTCAACAAGGAACCGGCGGAAATGACCGACTATGAAAGCACCATGCTTGCGGGAATTCCCAATGCGCCTTCGGTTTATGCGCCTACGAAAAACAACGATTTAGCCCAAAAGCGGCAGGAGCACGTGTTAAACCGCATGGTGAAATGCCGTGCGATAACGAAGGAACAGAAACAAAAGATTTTAGCCGAAGCTGACTAA
- a CDS encoding helix-turn-helix transcriptional regulator: MFYQTQPVARGGNFSLSRMKPWNYPLHMHRSFELVCATSGELCVTVEHRDYMAAAGEAVLIFPHQLHGFQEKGAGNGFLSIFAPELCASFYNRFKNSLPVENLMPFTYDFDKISACSDIFSIKAFLYSACAAAFKTLKFVPRPARQERTLLDKILAFVEDNYKEPCTLYDAARELKYDYGYLSKYFLKNIGTSFNDYVNRRRISDATYLLRSGENTDIGEIAMECGYDSIRSFNRNFKKICAKTPKEYRAGID; this comes from the coding sequence ATGTTTTACCAGACACAGCCTGTGGCACGGGGCGGTAATTTTTCGTTGTCAAGAATGAAGCCCTGGAACTATCCGTTACACATGCACAGAAGTTTTGAACTGGTTTGCGCAACAAGCGGGGAGCTGTGTGTTACGGTGGAGCACCGCGACTATATGGCGGCGGCAGGGGAGGCGGTGTTAATTTTTCCGCACCAGCTTCACGGGTTTCAAGAAAAAGGCGCAGGGAACGGCTTTTTATCAATTTTTGCCCCGGAGCTGTGCGCGTCGTTTTACAACCGGTTTAAAAATAGCCTGCCGGTGGAAAATCTTATGCCGTTTACATATGACTTTGATAAAATTTCAGCCTGCAGCGACATTTTCAGCATTAAGGCGTTTTTATACAGCGCTTGCGCAGCAGCTTTTAAAACATTAAAATTTGTTCCCCGGCCCGCCAGGCAAGAGCGCACGCTTTTGGACAAAATTCTTGCCTTTGTTGAGGATAACTATAAGGAACCCTGCACGCTTTATGATGCGGCCAGGGAGCTGAAATATGACTATGGCTATCTTTCCAAATATTTTTTAAAAAACATTGGCACGTCTTTTAACGACTATGTTAACCGCCGCAGAATTTCAGACGCAACCTATCTTTTGCGCAGCGGCGAAAACACAGACATTGGGGAAATTGCCATGGAATGCGGATATGACAGCATTCGTTCGTTTAACCGCAATTTTAAAAAGATTTGCGCAAAAACGCCGAAAGAATATCGCGCCGGCATTGACTAA
- a CDS encoding GNAT family N-acetyltransferase, with protein sequence MMIRRAEEKDMAGINRLLCQVLAVHHNGRPDLFQPDAKKYTDNQLKQILSDDARPVFVAADGENVLGYAFCIFQQHIGDNILTDIKTLYIDDLCVDEALRGQHIGKQLYEFVVDFAKNSGCYNVTLNVWACNESAKKFYEKCGLKPQKFGMETIL encoded by the coding sequence ATGATGATTAGACGCGCAGAAGAAAAGGACATGGCCGGAATTAACCGTTTGCTTTGCCAAGTACTTGCGGTGCACCACAACGGCAGGCCGGACTTGTTTCAGCCGGACGCAAAAAAATATACCGACAACCAGCTAAAACAAATTTTGTCAGACGACGCAAGGCCGGTTTTTGTGGCCGCAGACGGTGAAAACGTTCTCGGCTATGCGTTCTGCATTTTTCAGCAGCATATCGGCGACAATATTCTGACAGATATTAAAACGCTGTATATTGACGACCTCTGCGTGGACGAAGCCCTCCGCGGACAGCACATTGGCAAACAGCTTTATGAATTTGTTGTAGACTTTGCGAAAAATAGCGGGTGTTACAACGTAACGCTGAACGTGTGGGCGTGTAATGAAAGTGCAAAGAAATTTTATGAAAAGTGCGGCTTAAAGCCGCAAAAGTTTGGAATGGAAACTATATTGTAA
- a CDS encoding Gfo/Idh/MocA family protein, translating into MEKVNIGVVGCGNISGIYFQNLTTVFLNTNVYACADLDEARAKEAAEKYGIPHIMTLDEMLACPEIQIILNLTTPQSHYPICKKALEAGKHVYTEKPLSLHFDEGKELVRLAEKKGLLIGCAPDTFLGAGIQTCRKLIDSGFIGDLVGAAAFMLCPGHESWHPDPEFYYKTGGGPMFDMGPYYLTALVNLMGGAEEVCGMGSITFPNRTITSEKKFGTKMAVETDTHISGMIRFENGAIGTITTSFDVTKTSLPRIELYGTRGTLLVPDPNTFGGPVLLATKDGSGFREVPLTHNYSENSRGLGVSDMAKCILSSGENKASGALALHVLEMMEFFKTSDTQKLYHKMESRYEKTPPMCANVIQGEV; encoded by the coding sequence ATGGAAAAAGTGAACATTGGCGTTGTCGGCTGCGGCAACATCAGCGGAATATATTTTCAAAATCTCACTACGGTGTTTTTAAACACCAATGTTTATGCCTGCGCCGACTTAGACGAAGCCCGTGCAAAAGAGGCGGCGGAAAAATATGGAATTCCGCACATCATGACGTTGGACGAAATGCTTGCATGCCCTGAAATTCAAATTATTTTAAACCTCACTACACCCCAGTCCCACTACCCCATTTGCAAAAAGGCGTTAGAGGCCGGAAAACATGTATATACGGAAAAGCCCTTAAGCCTGCACTTTGACGAGGGGAAAGAGCTGGTTCGCCTGGCGGAGAAAAAGGGGCTGCTCATAGGCTGTGCACCAGACACGTTTTTGGGTGCGGGCATTCAAACCTGCCGCAAGCTGATTGACAGCGGCTTCATCGGCGATTTGGTGGGTGCGGCGGCGTTTATGCTTTGCCCCGGCCACGAGAGCTGGCACCCCGACCCGGAATTTTATTATAAAACGGGCGGCGGCCCAATGTTTGACATGGGCCCCTACTATTTAACCGCGCTGGTGAACTTAATGGGCGGCGCCGAAGAAGTTTGCGGCATGGGTTCAATTACGTTCCCAAACCGCACCATAACCAGCGAAAAGAAGTTTGGCACGAAGATGGCCGTTGAAACCGACACCCATATTTCCGGTATGATTCGGTTTGAAAACGGCGCAATCGGCACCATAACCACCAGTTTTGACGTAACGAAAACCAGCCTTCCCAGAATTGAGCTTTACGGCACCCGGGGAACCCTGCTGGTTCCCGACCCCAACACCTTTGGCGGGCCGGTTCTGCTCGCTACGAAAGACGGGTCGGGTTTTCGCGAAGTGCCCCTCACCCACAACTATTCAGAAAACAGCCGTGGGCTTGGGGTGAGCGACATGGCAAAATGCATTTTGTCCAGCGGAGAAAACAAAGCGTCGGGAGCGCTGGCCCTGCATGTTTTAGAAATGATGGAATTTTTCAAAACCAGCGACACGCAAAAGCTATATCATAAAATGGAGTCCCGTTACGAAAAGACCCCGCCCATGTGCGCAAATGTCATTCAGGGCGAAGTATAA
- a CDS encoding ThuA domain-containing protein → MKKALIVYGGWEGHYPVPLSELFGGWLTEAGFDVTKSDSLDAFAKAEELKTYDLIVPIWTMGEIPNEYAENVSQAVAAGVGMAGCHGGMCDAFRNNTTWQFITGAQWVAHPGNAEAHYTVNILKSADSPLTEGICDFDVTSEQYYIHTDPAVHVLATTSFPVIDGPHAANGHVDVPVVFTKKWGKGKIYYNSLGHTPDIFDIPEAKELMKRGLIWAAR, encoded by the coding sequence ATGAAAAAAGCACTGATTGTATATGGCGGCTGGGAGGGGCACTACCCCGTTCCCCTGTCTGAGCTGTTTGGCGGCTGGCTCACTGAAGCCGGATTTGATGTTACCAAGTCTGACTCATTAGACGCCTTTGCAAAAGCAGAAGAATTAAAAACCTATGACCTCATTGTGCCCATTTGGACCATGGGAGAAATTCCGAACGAGTATGCAGAAAACGTCAGCCAGGCGGTGGCGGCAGGAGTTGGCATGGCCGGCTGTCACGGCGGCATGTGCGACGCGTTTCGAAACAACACCACATGGCAGTTCATCACCGGCGCACAGTGGGTGGCGCACCCGGGCAATGCCGAGGCGCACTACACCGTTAACATTTTAAAAAGCGCAGACAGTCCGCTGACGGAGGGCATATGCGATTTTGACGTTACCAGCGAGCAATATTACATACACACAGACCCTGCGGTGCATGTTTTAGCCACCACCTCGTTCCCCGTTATCGACGGCCCCCACGCAGCAAACGGACACGTTGACGTGCCCGTGGTGTTCACAAAAAAATGGGGCAAGGGCAAAATTTATTATAACTCCTTAGGCCACACGCCGGACATTTTCGACATTCCGGAAGCAAAAGAACTGATGAAGCGCGGCCTTATCTGGGCAGCGCGATAA
- a CDS encoding AAA family ATPase has product MNGRFIDSIQLKREIGRGSYLREIPAVQFLMRNHTVVFDSDVTFFVGENGTGKSTLLEAIAVAFGFNAEGGTKNFSFSTNQTHSELCDCLTISRSKFARDGFFLRAESFYNVATNIEEMDQEPAAAPPVIDSYGGISLHKQSHGESFLSLVQNRFGGNGVYILDEPEAALSPAKLLTLIAEINLLVKKNSQFIIATHSPMLMTFPNAKIYQFSEEGIQPVTYSETEHFQLTKRFLNSPGQMLDILLDDGDG; this is encoded by the coding sequence ATGAACGGAAGATTTATTGACAGCATTCAACTGAAAAGGGAAATTGGGCGGGGGTCCTATCTGAGAGAAATTCCTGCGGTACAGTTTTTAATGAGGAATCACACAGTTGTGTTTGACAGCGATGTGACGTTTTTTGTTGGAGAGAATGGAACGGGAAAGTCTACGCTTTTAGAAGCGATTGCCGTGGCTTTTGGTTTTAACGCCGAGGGCGGCACAAAAAACTTCAGTTTTTCTACGAATCAAACTCATTCAGAATTGTGCGACTGTCTGACTATTTCTCGGTCGAAATTTGCAAGGGACGGTTTTTTTCTTCGTGCAGAAAGTTTTTATAACGTTGCTACAAACATTGAGGAGATGGACCAAGAGCCTGCCGCTGCACCGCCTGTGATTGACAGCTACGGTGGCATATCTCTGCACAAACAGTCCCACGGGGAAAGTTTTCTGTCGCTGGTTCAAAACAGGTTTGGCGGTAACGGTGTGTATATTTTAGACGAGCCGGAAGCGGCCCTGTCGCCGGCAAAGCTTTTAACGCTGATTGCTGAAATTAATTTGCTGGTGAAGAAAAATTCGCAGTTTATCATTGCAACACATTCTCCCATGCTGATGACCTTTCCCAATGCGAAAATCTATCAGTTTTCAGAGGAGGGCATTCAGCCTGTTACATACAGCGAAACGGAGCATTTTCAGCTTACCAAACGGTTTTTAAACAGCCCTGGGCAAATGCTTGATATTTTGTTGGATGACGGGGACGGTTAA